From Corvus cornix cornix isolate S_Up_H32 chromosome 5, ASM73873v5, whole genome shotgun sequence, the proteins below share one genomic window:
- the ATP5MJ gene encoding ATP synthase subunit ATP5MPL, mitochondrial, which translates to MVQAMIPKSWRPMKFYFSTVYQEIWVGIALTSYAYYKISYGGKKSAGNKSSGSGHH; encoded by the exons ATGGTGCAGGCCATGATTCCAAAGTCATGGAGACCCATGAAATTCTACTTCTCCACTGTTTATCAAGAAATATGGGTTGGTATAGCATTAACAAGTTATGCCTACTACAAGATTTCATATGGGG gcaaaaaatcagcaggaaata AGTCCTCTGGTTCTGGCCATCATTAA